The following nucleotide sequence is from Lytechinus variegatus isolate NC3 chromosome 12, Lvar_3.0, whole genome shotgun sequence.
AGAGACCAAGGAGGTCTGTCCTAAATGTTAATGAATCGTCAATTTCAACATcattcaccaccatcatcatcaccaccaccaacaccaccatcatcgtcatcatcatcatcgtcgtcgtcatcatcttcatcatcaacatcatcgtcatcgccaccaccaccaccaccaccaccactacctcCACCATCAACACTACCTTATTGTCACTTTCATTACCATGAACGTCACTCTACTTTGAGCACTATCATTACCACCTCAGCACAACCGTGCCAGCACCATTTTCATCGTCTATCTTAAACATCAGCATCAACATCATCGCCatcaatcaatgaatttattaaTGTTCTTACCAATATTGTTGAAAAGGTTAATGGTGAGCAGaaacattgtatatttttgGGTGATTacaatattgatataaaaaagatgGATCAATTGAATTATGTTAATGAATTTCttgaaatgatgtcatcattttctttttccccaCTAATTAGTCTACCCACCAGGATTACTCAAACTTCATCAActttaattgataatatttttgttaataactCATGTAAGCTTTATTATGGTTCTGTTATCTGTGATGTTTCTGATCATTatccaatattttctatttttgatTATTCGTTGCCAACGAAGTCGAGTAAAAAAATTTATAAACGGCAAATTACTGAAGATGGCATCCTTAGGTTCCTACAAAGAATATCAGAATTTGACTTTTCTTGTATTTATGACAGTCAAAATATTGCTGACCCTAGCTTGCTATatgatgaattcatgaaaattattcttgaaatatatgaaattagttTCCCattaaaagaaatagtaagatgaaaaaaaaatgattggttTAATATTACACTCAAACGTATGTATAGAAAGAAGAACAGGTTGTATGCAAACTTCATAAAGAAACCTACGGATAACAAAAAGGCAAAATATAAATCTTTTAAGAATAAATATGTGAGTCTTGTTAGAAAAActaaacaagtattttattACTCTAAatttaataaagtaaaaaacaatCTTTGCAAAACATGGAAAGTTATAAACGGTCTATTAAACAAACAGAAACCTGAAACCTCTGATAATAACTTAGtttttagaaataatgaaatagaaatcAGAAATCAAAATGACATTGCACTAGCATTTAACGAATATTTTACCAATATTGGACATACTATCACAAACAACATTGCAAGAGGTGATATTGATTATAGTTTTTACCTTTAAAACACACTGCCTTGTTCTTTATTTCTCAAACCAATTACAGAAAAGGAAATTATTAACATTGCCAATTgtttaaagaatggaaaagcCCCAGGAATTGATGGTGTTGAAAATGTTGTTGTAAAAAGgacaaatcatattttatgtaaaccattatgctttattttcaatttatttagatatttaaGAAGGTATATTTCCTGATAGTTGTAAAATATTACAGGTTATTCCTGTATATAAATCTGTTTTCTCaaattatagaccaatttccttATTATCATGTTTCTCCAAAATACTGGAGAAATGTATTTATACTAGGCTAAttacatattttaacaataatCATATACTTTATCAAAAACAATTTGGATTTAGAGAAAAACATTGTACATCTCATGCTCTGATAGATTCCTTGAATGACATTATAAATGCTTATGAGAATTACGAAATAACGTTTGGAGTGTTTATTGATCTAAAAAAGGCGTTTGATTGTATTAACCATGACATACTGCTTAGTACATTATCTTTTTATGGAATACGAGGTATTGCCCTTAAGTTGATACACAATTATTTAAGTAATAGAAAGCAATGTGTTCTTTATAATTCATGTCATTCTGAGTTCAAGAAAGTATCAATAGGCGTACCGCAGGGTTCAATCCTCGGTCCTCTTCTTTTCCTCATATATGTTAATGATCTTCATCTCTGttctaatttattaaaatttgttcTATTCGCTGAcgacacaaatatattttttagccACAGTGACATAGGTTATttacaacaaaatatgaatattgaacTTAATAAAGTACAGGAATGGTTTTCTGTTAATaatttagctttgaatattcagaaaacaaatttgatgatCATCAGTAGAAACAATGTAGATAAAAAATCTGTTaaattatatattaatgataCTGAAGTAGAAAGGGTGGAGAGTGTAAAGTTTCTTGGAATTTACATTGATGataatttaaaatggaaaagtCATATTAACAAGATAAATTCCCTCATTTCTAGAAATATAGGTGTTTTGAATAGATTACGTGAATTTGTCCCACAAAATATTCTCTTAATGCTTTATAACACTTTGATATTATCATATCTCAATTATGGAATTATTGTTAGGGGGtcttcaaataaatatttattagatatAACATTAGTTTTACAAAAAAGAGTAATCAGAATGATATCTTATTCTGATTTCAGAACTCACACTGCTCCACTCTTTTTTAAGTTTAAAATATTGCCTGTGTATGAATTATATAGTTATAATCTTGGTATCTTTATGTATTTATACTACATGAAATTACTTCCAATAAATTTTGattctttattttgtaaaaattctgATATTCACAATTATGATACTAGAAGAAAATCTGATTACCGTGTTTCATGTGGGAAATTATCCTTATCCCGAAAGTCAATAATTCATAATGGTCCTGTATTCTGGAACAGTCTTCCTGAAGATGTCAAAAGTTCTCTATCCCTTAATGTATTTAAATATAAACTTAAAACATTTCTTCTACAAAAACTTTAATTTCCTAGACTAAGTTAcctcaattaatttttttttctctctctctctttttttttctagtctTTCTCTGCAAAACTCAAACTTTTATTGACAAAATTGGGATTatgtttttaaaagtttttaactttttaaatgaTCCCTCACATTTACATATACTGTTTTTCTTCTTGTCTGATTTAAGTATTGTTCAGATTTTGGTTTATTGTTTTGTGTAGTGTATGTTTTCTTTATGCATTGGAATATATTGTTCTTTATTTTGTAATACCATCTTTACTCTGTATTGTTCTTTTTATGAAGtgtggaaaaataaaagaatgaatgaatcaatcaatcaaaccatcaccaccatcatcatcatcactatcatctttGGGCGTGCTGTTTCCTCGATTACTCACTGGGAGCATTCGTTTCCCTTTCAGTcatttcatctctctctcttcatattttgattttaacATTTAAGTTTCACCGGATGGACGGGGTCACCAGTTTGCATCAGAAACATCAACTGCGTTCAACTTGGAGAAGGAACATGGCAGGAACGTAACTGCTCTTCTCCGGGCTCTTTTGTTTGCGAAAACTCAGGTAAGCTAACAAGACGAATGAACCATTTTATGCTTCTGTAATAATGTCAACGGCGCTTTAGTGGAGAGCCATTATAAGCAGCTGAGCACGTAAAATCACAGCTGATCGAAGATGGGTCGgaacaggggcgtcgatccatttttcagatgggggggggggggcaaaatcatgattCAGTTATCCAaaagcgctcgatcacacaaaacaaactcaccctcacacacacacacacatatgcatatatatatgtgtacatatatatatgtatacacacacacacacatatatatatatatatatatatatatatatacatatctcaccagcagattaatgcaagcgcgaagcgcgagctgaaaattttgatatttcgatctgaaaaaaattgagtttaatggacgttttcaataaagaacaagatatatatatccaacaaaagattattgcaagtcgaagtgggagttcttttgaggtttagaactgaaaacgggaccatattcacctatttaatcatggagaGTATAggtttttgttacagaaatgatgcgagcgcgaagcgcgagctgaaattttttgatattccaatctgaaaagtggacattttgaacacgattttagacgaagaacgagttgtgtatctcaatctcgcttgctgatttccgtgtaacattacaatcttattttatttttagcacatgtggaattattggggggggggggcaaaacgacatgtttgccccccaatattttcattggtggggcgatcgccccctgcccccccccataatcgacgtcTCTGGGTCGGAAGGTCGGTAGTCCGTAGCCTAGTAATAGCTAGTTTTCGTAATCGTGAAAAATCGcaatgaacagctgagaggtctttATCGAAAAATGGTGAACTGAGACAGCTGATCTTGCAAGAATATCCCTTTtttccagagtccaggacgaatgtgttattttgatttaccgattttcgacaaagactgctttgtcatcatggtcatgaagggcagtggcgtacctaggattttccacaggggggggggcaaaaccgtccgcccaaaaatttgacagaaaaaaaattgacaagcaaaaaaaaaaggtctgcAATAAAGGTCTCCGAGCTcgtgggggggggaggcaaaaaaggtctttcaagctcgtcaggggaggggggcagggatacgtccttgcatgagttgtggctcgtcaggggggggctgactgccccccgtaggtacgcttgtgatgaagggcttttgacaagtTGTAGAATCCTTCCCCTTCGCGACTGCGAAACTCCCTATTGTAAGGAACAATTGATTACACAGTCTCACAAATGAAACCGACCGATGCTCTTATTTATATCTTTTGCCGGCATGGGCCTTGTCTTGTAAACGATTGAtccacaactatggaaaaccAGCAACGCCAACATCTATAGCATGTGTTGTTCAAGACATTCTCTAAATATGTTGAATattcttacattattttttttcttcaaaatttagtctgcttctttttttttacaaaggacattgtgcaaaattcctgtggaaagaaaaaaaatatgacgttgatggatttccatacgtttgaggttgatcggatcaaccgtaactctttgtaagatggggctcTGGAATAAGATTCCCCGGCGGTGTGACTGTATATCTGAAGATACCAGTTTGAGGTTCAAGCCTTTATGAGAATATCGTTTAACAATTCTCATCCTCTCCCTTTCTGACTTTCTCTTTCCCCTTTAATCTCTCGATCGATCGATTAAAGATATCCACAACGCTATTAAGCGACCAGCTGAAGTTTACCAGTGGATTTCTAATCCATTTGATCCAGTCTCTCTGCTGAAAGTCTTGGTAATCGCACCCGAAATGGAAGAAAGGATCGTTTGCAAACACATCACCTACGACGGAAGGGATGCACCAACCCAGCCTATCCCGACTAGCACCGTAACACCACCGGCGTCCCGATCGTCTGCAGTCCACGAATTGCAGTTGGATCCGGATTCTAAATACCAAGCGGCCGGTAAAATTGATTGCGGGGTTTCGTCGGAGTTCGATCGGCATACAACAACCACCGTATCGGCATTTCATCTTGTAGGACTACCTGACAGTATGTCATTAGTTACCTTCGCCTACTCGATACTCTCGCCTACTCGATACTTTCGAAATGAATGGGAAtcctatttcctttttttcataatcGTGATACTTCTGGTCGTTCATAAAGTGGGGTTACCAGTCAAGCCCAGCTCATGACTTTACCCCCAGAAAGTAACGAAGTTAATATAGGAACAAAAAAGGATTGGTAATGTAAAGTACACGGCTCCATTCTTATTCTTTTCACTTTATAGCAAGTAGATTTAAATGATGTGAAAACATGCCTCCAAACTGCGTAGTAGATTCCAAGAAGATGGAATGTGTAAATTTTTGCAATTTGAAGAAACGGCTAGAAATAATTACCAGGAAGAGGTATGCGAATTAAAGAtaagtatgtatgtatgtattttcgAACCTTTCAAAATCTTAGGACCAAATGTTAATAATCTTTTCATTTGCCATTGGATTGTTTATTTTTCAGGAGAGGCGGAGCCAGTGTCAGGACGATTTACAGTGATGAGTTACCCAGGAACATTTGTCATAGTGGAAATGGATACCATCAGACGACTGAGAATGCTTCGTCTTCGGCTTCTTACGTGGACATTTCATACGTCCGATATCAGCAGAGGGGATGTAATCTTCCCATCTTTGCACGACACAGTCCATGGCATAGCGTCTGCAAGGGAGGAAGACGAGGGAACATATGTAGCAATAATCTATGATTCAAACAACAGTCAGAGATTCGTCCAGTTTAATGGAAGTGCAATTCGGCTTATAGTTCCTGGTGAGTGATTATTTTAACCCCAGAATATAACTAGATTTCCTTATACAGGCAAATatggaaagaaagggagagagagagagaggggggggggggtggggcaagGCGAGGCGAACAcgatacatttatttttaataatggTTGTTCGCGTCATCTTTTGATAGTATCGATCAATCTGCTGCACAACTGATATGAATTGGACTTGATGTTAATTGAGAACGATATCACCCACTCTGCTAACATTATTACACTAATTTTGTgcagtgttgtggcccagtgaattagtattctgactttgaaacagagggtcgtgggttcgaatcccaaacACGGCGAAATTTCCTTGTGCTAGAGATTGatctacattgtgctgcactcaacccaggtgaggtaatgGGTAGCTGGCAGGAATGTCTTCCATTCACCCTTCATGAAATTATATCAACCATTCTTACCTATTCTCAAGCGAGGATCCGTCAATCCAACGGTAGTTGCAGCTTTCATCCAGATCGTGAAGGCCAAACCAGGCCGAGTGATTGCCTATCAACATTTGAACAAATATTAAGAGTAATTCTTACAGAGCCGAAGTTTTAATACCCGTGCCAACCTTTTCATTGGCAAATAATAAACCTGATGAGGAAAGAGATATCTTGTTAAAAGAGCACCAAGATTTCATGGAACATCACCCTACTCTATTACCTACAGATTGTCCGGAAGGAAGATGGGGTCCCCCAACGTGTCTAGGTACGTGTAACCCCTGCTTCAATGGAGGGATCTGCCATTATCTTTCTGGATCATGCATCTGTCCACCAGGCTTCACAGGAGACAGTTGTCTTACAGGTAGGCCAACCAAATGGTGGCAGTTGTTCAAAGTGGGTGGCATACATGGCATCAGGGTGACCCAGTGGGAGGGCGCCACTTCATGAATGGGAGGTCATGGATTCGATGCCCGGCCGGGTCGTATACCAACAATTCTAGATCCGTTTCCTTTCGACCATTTCTTATGCGTAGATATGAATATGATACATTTACCTGCAATGGAATCATTTGTTATTAGCATTCTGGGCTCCGTTACATTGaagttattattatataaactTGCCATCCAATAGTATCTTTCACggaatccttgattttaattggctATTGAGCATTGTCATTGCCATTGGTGTTACCATTGGGTGGCAAATTAATTATAATAACTTGTATGCACCGAGGACCCGGAATATTTCATTATTGGATGGCTGAATAATAATCGTCTTTGACTTCTCAAACACGTTAAAAATATTGAtcgtttcaaaacaaaatttgacaatggaaaatatcattattatctacatgtatataatcttTATCATGCCTATATATACGCTGCATGCTTAGAGACCCCTGATagactattgttattattattactttataaTCTTTCTCTATCTAAATCCTCGTTTGAAGCATGTGGCGAGGGTCGCTTTGGTTCAGATTGTGAGATTACGTGTGGAATTGACCAGGAGCTCAGCATGCCTTGTGCCGGAAGTCAGATCTGTCGCCCTGATCCTTACGGGTGCAATTGCATGTCGGGATATACCGGAAAGTACTGCAACCAAAGTGAGTCTCGATCAGCTCACGTACTCTCTTTTTTCAAGATAGAATTAGGTTACACAcggttattttcttttctcaaatAGGCAACTGtcatgttaaaggtcaagtccacctctgaaaaatgttgatttgaatcaatagggaagaatcagacaagcacaatgctgaaaatttcatcaaaatcggatgtaaaataagaaagttatgacatttcaaagtttcgcgtattttcaacaaaatagttatatgaacgagccagttacatccaaatgagagagtcgatgatgtcactcactcaccatttatttttttttctattgtttgaattatacaatatttcaatttttacgaatttgacgattaggacctcctagcctgaagcacaaaatgttaaaataatggaattccacgtgttcaggaaggaatgaaacttcatttcacatgacaatgacgagaaaataacaatatttcatatttcatataataaaatacaaaagaaatagtgagtgagtgatgtcatcaactctctcatttggatgtaactggctcgttctattcatataactattttgttagaaataagcgaaactttaaattgccataactctcttgttttacatccgattttgatgaaattttcagtgttatgcctgttgatttttttttttttttattcaaatcaagtttttgttggggtggatttgtcctttaagtaaACTTTTCTTCTATTGCTCCACTCCTTTGGAACTCCTTTCCTTCTTCACTTCGTGAAATTTACAGCATAGAACTCTTTAAACCGTCTCTGAAAACTCACTTATTTCGGCAGATGTGTAGTGATTAATTTATTGGATGAGCCTGCGCCTTTGAATGTGTTTAACAGATAAatggcgcaatataaatgctgcggaccatcatcatcatcaacccaAAGTTTTTATGCAAATTGTTGAATCATATACATGATAAAAGAGATGGATAATGTAATACATAAAGTGGACAGAATAGGGCTATGTGGTGTGatattatttatctattttcaaaGAGCATTTAATCATGTACATAGTTCAGATATTGGTCCGAATTTAGAAATGTAGTTTGATATTTGACATTCTCTAGCCTGTTCAGCCGGTCTGTACGGTGTGGACTGTCTTCAAATTTGTCACTGTTCAGAAGGGAACCCCTGTAATATCGTCAGCGGGGAATGTCCGGGTGAATGTGAGAACGGCTGGACGGGTCCAAGCTGTCAAGGTACAGTACATCCATGAAACGATGACAAGAATAAGGGTGGAACACTCCTCAGCATGATATAGATCGAGATTTGTGGTATTATAATAAAGTATATCAATGTATGTATATAATGTTATTCTGACCGACTGCTAATGTCTGACGAACTAATAGATTTTATAGCCAATTAATATACAGAAAAATAGCAGTGAGAATATTTAGAGAGATATTAATCGATAATAATATCATGCTTCCAATTAACGATAAGTTTTAGTTTGcacaaaggaaaaaagaaggctgGAGGGTATGTTACGTCAGACCCTCCAGCCACTTTGTGTTTTTAGTAGGTCCATTGTCATGTGCAGATTCCAAACCTTGAATCACTTACCAACAGATCTCTTCAGTTcccacctttttttttcttattttactatTTCGCAAAGTTCCTGAAATTTGCCCAGAAGGGTTCTACGGCGAGGACTGCAGTAAAGTGTGCCACTGCCTGAACGCGTCCTGTGATCTGCAAACTGGTTTCTGCTTCAGGTCTAACGGTGTGTGCGCCAGTGGGTATATGACGGATCCCATGAGGGGGACATATTGCGATATCTGTGAGTTGAACCAATTGTTGTTTGGTGATAATTTGGCCATGGTAGGTCTATACTATCATTATAGatatcagaaaaaataaattcagtTTGCGGCAATTTCTTATTCTTGACAGCGGTTCCTTTCGAAATGGGTCATTTTGTCTTGTTTGGTAGATTATGGCCTCAAGGCTGCCGTGCACCGAAAACTACCAGGGCTCCTTTCTGGTTCAGTATAAGAGTAAATGAATTACGGTACTCATTTATAATACTGCATGATATACTGTTGTAGTAAGCAACATGATTTGTACAATTTGCGAACTTGAAAACTGACCACAGAACGTCGGAGAAAGTAAGTATTATAACTCTTTTATTCTGTTTCTGTGTAGACGTTGGTTGTTTTGATTCGTGTTCCAAGACGTGCCATTGTTCTGAAGGAGCACCAGATTGCAATTCCGTGACTGGTAGTTGTTACTCTGGAAAGTGTTCCCCTGCATGGGGTGGGCCAGCCTGCCAAACGGGTAAGCTAATTCCTTCCAACCAAATACTTCACTCtaaaacattaataataacaaatatataGCATTTTTGTGACGCCGATTATCTAGTTGCATATTCAAGGGCGCTGTATTGACATAATCACTCGACTTCATTCGTTTCAAAGGGAGCATACACATGTATGTTGGGTAAATCATCGCCCAATTTTGTGTAACCTTTAAGCAATGTGGATGGAACAAGCTTTATTGTTACCCAACAAAGAGGCGTGTTCCCCTTTAACCCAATATTAGGCAACACTTTACCgacactttattttttaagtcATGTAAGCTTGAATATCTACTTTATGATTAATCATTATAGTCATAATAAAATACGTTTTCTACGACAAAATTATGCGCCAGAAGCACATCAATGCATCGTTCAATactgatatttatattttcaaaaacttCTACTTAATCAAATACAAGTCACGCCGTTACATTCGACATGCTGTGACATACGCCATGTCGATGCAACGTTTACGTTTGCCCCAAAAGGAAATGAACGAAAGAACATTCTGTGgaatttcataattcatttttattattgttttctcgTTATATCATTTGGATTGGATGTTTGCTAGTATTGATGTTGGAGAGCGAACCTTAACTTCCTGACTTACATAATACTCGTTTTACacacatttcacatctttagtCAAAGAAATTTTGCAGACAAGTACCATATCAACGGTATCTTCTGGAGCTGGCATCAATGAGAGATCTATTGGTGTCTGGACGGGTGGTAGTGCCTTGTGGGCTCTCTTGGCGACCATTCTCGTCTTTCTTGTGGCGTGCCTCGCTGCATTACTGAGGTAAGGAATACAGTTCTGGACCTTCTACAACCTGGGCCTGTAACATACAGCTTAACATTGAGATCACAGAAATATTTtgaccactagcgtacctacggggggggcagtctgcccccctcaagagccacaacccatgcataagacgtatccctgcccccccctgacgagcttgaaaggcCTTTTTCCCCCTGACAgacttgaagacctttattgcccccctgacgagcttgaagaccttttattcatttatttttttgcttgtgaattttttttccggacggatttgcccccccccccttgtggaaaatcctaggtacgccactgttttGAACGATTGATTTCATTGGCTGCAATgcacaatcaatcatgaaaatcagtcgtacaattaatcgctaatctttgtgtgaCGGGACACATGATTATGTTTCATAAGGCTGTACGTAATTTACCACAAAAAACTTTAGGCACGACTAGaacatattcataattattcattttcataatcgGCTGCATAGGGATATGACATGATAGTACATTTTCttcggtgggtgtttcattttCGATATCATCgcaaaatagtgagaatatgATTGGTCAAACGATGCTCTTAaaaccaatcagcatacaggaTTGAATTCATGCAGATAATaattagcacaagaaagggaaATCTGTCATATCTATCGTGCGTACAGGTCATATGAAACTTGCGGACAGTTTTGTTTTTCCGAAACGGCCCCtggtggtgtgtgtgtgggttttttcataaagcttttcacAAGTGTCAATTCAGATTTTCCAATTTTAGTCGCTACAATTAGattgctgaacatcaaaatTGTTACAAGTATCTAGTACCAATAGTAATTATTTGTCGAAATTGTGATTACGATTATAAGAGGTTCACTCCTTACTTAAAGAAAGGTTAAAAATGTGGATATCTGAATGGGCCATTTTTAAAGTGAACAGTCAACGGTAGGAATGGGATTAATAATTTCGATTTCGTGTTTTTAAATAACAATACCTGTCATGCCTGCGTAATTTTCACTCTTTCGCTGATAAACCTTTATCGATTTCCAAGCTAAATCTCTATTTCTGTATTAATTT
It contains:
- the LOC121425476 gene encoding uncharacterized protein LOC121425476 codes for the protein MTSLQNWFLTLMFYSFLLARGTASITSGLSGWQALGKSSYRFVNIPQTFDDARTYCQNFGGDLAQLKSRNITEFVQILIGNHSAWFGLHHVHDLDESCNYRWIDGSSLENSFTGWTGSPVCIRNINCVQLGEGTWQERNCSSPGSFVCENSDIHNAIKRPAEVYQWISNPFDPVSLLKVLVIAPEMEERIVCKHITYDGRDAPTQPIPTSTVTPPASRSSAVHELQLDPDSKYQAAGKIDCGVSSEFDRHTTTTVSAFHLVGLPDREAEPVSGRFTVMSYPGTFVIVEMDTIRRLRMLRLRLLTWTFHTSDISRGDVIFPSLHDTVHGIASAREEDEGTYVAIIYDSNNSQRFVQFNGSAIRLIVPDCPEGRWGPPTCLGTCNPCFNGGICHYLSGSCICPPGFTGDSCLTACGEGRFGSDCEITCGIDQELSMPCAGSQICRPDPYGCNCMSGYTGKYCNQTCSAGLYGVDCLQICHCSEGNPCNIVSGECPGECENGWTGPSCQVPEICPEGFYGEDCSKVCHCLNASCDLQTGFCFRSNGVCASGYMTDPMRGTYCDIYVGCFDSCSKTCHCSEGAPDCNSVTGSCYSGKCSPAWGGPACQTVKEILQTSTISTVSSGAGINERSIGVWTGGSALWALLATILVFLVACLAALLRMRNRISTSETRQSNAEETPSDPTYQTLNERPDAIGTDITSRSLGNSLGVRLSSPGDAVREGAYQPLYKGPSAVTTNLPMGTLSNDYVDEDQPSSTADAVLSEHAYQPLFKGPKPTGRTIGVGNDDAYDYPISMENASSKPNVTESDNFNEYEKPISSSDVIYQNSGVKMIGNSKSN